ATAAGCCGAAACGAGACGAGGCTTGGCGGCGGCCGACCCGTCCAGCAGCTGCGCCACTGGCTCAACGAGAAGGACAGCGGCCTGCGGCTGACCTTCTCCGACGAGGCAGCCCGCCGAGATCGGTCCATCACCTTCCTGACCGCCACCCATCCGCTCGTTCGCCTCGCCGTGGTGGCCCTCGCGCCAGCTCAGGACCAGCAGCTTCGCGCGCAGCTTCGGGTCGTCGATCCGGAACTGCCGGAAGGCCGCTACGCCTTCGCCTGCGACACCTGGGAGACGATCGCCGTGCGGCCAGAGTTCCGCACCATGTCGTTCGTCGTGGACGCAGCCCGGCTGACGGCCAGCAGAATCGTGGAGCGTCGCCTCTTCGCGCTGCTCGCCAACGCGCTGCCCGGGGATGGCGGACCCGCCGCAGACCTGCAGGACGCGGGAGCGGCACTTGACAAATACGCCGAGCAGCGCCGCCGAGACGCCGCGAGGGACGCCCACGCCCTCAACCAGGTATTGCTGGCCCGCCGAACCGGAAGCCTCGAAGCGCACCACCAACGAGCCCTGCAGCGCCTCGACGACCGCCTCACCAACGAGACCGAGCCTCGAATGCGGACCATGCTCACGGCACAACGCGCACGCGCCGTGCGGAAATTCGAGCAGCGCCGTGAGCAACTAGAAGAACGACGCCGGGTCGACATCGTCAGCCATCGCATCGCAGAGGGAGTGCTGACGATCAGCCATGCCAAGTGACTACACCCGCATCCGCCAGGACAACATCCGGGAGTACGGCGAGGGCACCCGCCACCTGGACTTCCTACAACGGCTGTACGCCGACCGCACCCATTTCATCCTCGAGCTGCTTCAGAACGCCGAGGACGCCCGCGCATCCCAGCTCACGTTCACCCTGCACCCGAATCGACTCGTCGTCGAGCACGACGGCCGCCCGTTCAACGAGCAGGACGTCCGAGGCATCTGCGGAGTCGACGCCTCCACCAAAACCAGCGAGCTGACCAGCATCGGCAAGTTCGGCATCGGCTTCAAGTCCGTCTACGCCTACACCCTTGCACCCACGGTGCACTCCGGCTCGGAGCACTTCCGCATCCGCCACTACGTGCGCCCCGAGACCGCTGATGCGCCTCCTGACTTGCCCCACGGCCTCACCCGGTTCGATTTCCCCTTCGACCGGGGAGATGTCGGTCCGGAGACCGCGTACACCGAGATCCGCGGTGGCCTGCAGCGGTTTGATCCGGCCGCACTGCTGTTTCTTCGGCATGTACGGCAGGTCGCGGTCGAGGGAGGCACCGGTGCGGTCACCTTTTCTCGCCGGGAGCGAGGCGAGTCGTCAGCAGACGTTGAGCTCGAAGTCCGCCAGAACGATCGGGTGATCAACCACCAGTACTGGGAGCTTTTCCGCCGCAGTCTCGACCGCATCGGGCACCCTGGCAGGCGGGTCGAGATCGCGTTCAAGCGAATGAGCGGCGCGCCGGATGCTCCGGTGGAACCGATCCCCCACGCGCCGCTGGTCGTGTATTTCCCCACTGACAAGCCGAGTGGGATGGGGTTTCTGCTGCAGGCACCGCTGCGGACAACCCCTGCGCGCGACAACATCCCTGATCGGGAGCCGGACAATGCCCGTGTCATCGCGGAGGCGGGCCACCTGCTGATCGACGCATTGGAAGAGCTGCGCCGTAAGGGCCGTCTTGGGCTGGACGTGTTCGGCGTCCTTCCCATCAGGAAGGTCGACTTCCCCGAAGGCTCACTGTTGCGGCCGTTGTTCGACGCACTGCTCCACGCTGTGCGGACCCGGCCACTTGTTCCGGTCGCCGGCGCTATGGGCCACGCTTCTGCCACCCGGATGCGTCTTGCCCGAAGCGCGGGCCTGCGGGAGCTCTTGACGCCGGAGCAGCTAAGAGCGCTCGAGGGGGTGACCGAACCGCTGCAGTGGCAGCCGGCGCGACTCACCCGGGAGCGCAATCGCGACCTGTGGGACTACCTCACCGACACCGTCGAGGTCGACGAGCTCGATGCCGAGTGGCTCGTCGATCAACTCGACAGCAAGTTCCTTGAAACCGTCGAGGACGCGTGGCTGGTCCAGCTCTATCGATTCCTCGCCCAGAGGCCGGCACTGTGGCGCAGGCCGCACCCTCCCTGGAACCGCCCGGGGCCTGCACGCCTGCTGCCGCTGATCCGGTTGGAAGACGGTCGCAACATTGTGCCATTCGACGCGGGTGGACGTCCGCAGGCGTACCTGCCGGGTCCGGCGCCGTCAGGTTTTCCGACGGTGCGCCGGTGGATCGCGGCCAACCCGGAGGCGCGAGCGTTCCTCGAAGATCTCGGCCTCTCCGAACCCGATGCAGTGGATGAGGTTCTCGAATACCTCGTGCCGAGGTACCGCGATCTGCCTGACGCTGTGGATGACGACCAGCACGGGGCCGATCTTGAAATGATCCTTCGCGCGATGCGCACAGCGACGAGACGACGCAGGGACGAGCTGGTCGAGGCGCTACGCAACACGCGGTTCCTGCAGTGCCGGCCAGCAGGCGGCTCGACGTACGCATTCCAGTCCCCATCTGTCGCGTACTGGCCTCAAGAGGACCTGGAACACTACTTTCTGCCCAGCCCTCATGGCTGGTTCCTGCACGATCGCTACCGGCCACATCACAAGGAGCTCAGCCTGCTAGGGGTGGCAGAAGCGGTCCGGGTCGTCGCGTCGCAGCCGAATGCACTGGGACACGTTGTCATCCGGGCAGACCATGGCGACCACAGCCGGGGGCTGCACGGGTTCGATCCCGAGCTGCGCTTCGCCGGCCTCGAAGCTGCCCTGACCCACGCTGAACCCGCTCGGTCCACGTACGTCTGGAATCGGCTGTTGCTGCCGTATGCGAGCCGGCTGCGAGGGACCGTGGAGGCCTCGACCCGGCAGGACTACTCCAACAGCAAGTCGGTCGAGAAGATGTCCAAGGGCCTCGAACTCGCGATGTCTCATGCGTGGCTTCCGACGGAAGCCGGCGATTTCGTGAAGCCCGCCAAGCTTTCGCTGGACGATCTACCCGACGACTTCGAGCCGAGCCAGGTCCTCGCCGACGCACTCGGCATGATCTCCTCCGCCATCGTTCAGGCGAGCGCAGAACTCAACCTGCCCGTTGCCTTCCTGCGCTTCCTCGGTGAGAGCCCGGA
The nucleotide sequence above comes from Micromonospora sp. NBC_00389. Encoded proteins:
- a CDS encoding sacsin N-terminal ATP-binding-like domain-containing protein, with translation MPSDYTRIRQDNIREYGEGTRHLDFLQRLYADRTHFILELLQNAEDARASQLTFTLHPNRLVVEHDGRPFNEQDVRGICGVDASTKTSELTSIGKFGIGFKSVYAYTLAPTVHSGSEHFRIRHYVRPETADAPPDLPHGLTRFDFPFDRGDVGPETAYTEIRGGLQRFDPAALLFLRHVRQVAVEGGTGAVTFSRRERGESSADVELEVRQNDRVINHQYWELFRRSLDRIGHPGRRVEIAFKRMSGAPDAPVEPIPHAPLVVYFPTDKPSGMGFLLQAPLRTTPARDNIPDREPDNARVIAEAGHLLIDALEELRRKGRLGLDVFGVLPIRKVDFPEGSLLRPLFDALLHAVRTRPLVPVAGAMGHASATRMRLARSAGLRELLTPEQLRALEGVTEPLQWQPARLTRERNRDLWDYLTDTVEVDELDAEWLVDQLDSKFLETVEDAWLVQLYRFLAQRPALWRRPHPPWNRPGPARLLPLIRLEDGRNIVPFDAGGRPQAYLPGPAPSGFPTVRRWIAANPEARAFLEDLGLSEPDAVDEVLEYLVPRYRDLPDAVDDDQHGADLEMILRAMRTATRRRRDELVEALRNTRFLQCRPAGGSTYAFQSPSVAYWPQEDLEHYFLPSPHGWFLHDRYRPHHKELSLLGVAEAVRVVASQPNALGHVVIRADHGDHSRGLHGFDPELRFAGLEAALTHAEPARSTYVWNRLLLPYASRLRGTVEASTRQDYSNSKSVEKMSKGLELAMSHAWLPTEAGDFVKPAKLSLDDLPDDFEPSQVLADALGMISSAIVQASAELNLPVAFLRFLGESPEAVAELDQLRRRFEQKEHESGVSDAAARLTPDGYADALQDAFDKPAANADPESPLVSGGRVTAPVIRRQRTRDDISEDLADEPAPRDRFRVIGRKVWDGKDPAVRQFLLEQYAGHCQICTATFPKRDGSPYFEVVHLVSHTAAAWIDRRGNTLCLCPTCTSKFLHGHVESVDLLQQIQQWSTGAEGGGGSKLRIQLCGSPVVIGYTEKHLLDLQEMIKADDLTAPV